A single Triticum dicoccoides isolate Atlit2015 ecotype Zavitan chromosome 2A, WEW_v2.0, whole genome shotgun sequence DNA region contains:
- the LOC119355907 gene encoding NAD(P)H-quinone oxidoreductase subunit M, chloroplastic-like produces MATAAASSFLSPAAKFALQSRCPGAKTAPRSVRFPPVRAQQEVKEEEPAATVPPLQEEQATAAAAAKGPAQSLPRQPRAESKNMGREYGSQWLSCTTRHVRIYAAYIDPETNAFDQTQTDKLTLMLDPTEEFVWTDETCQMVYNEFQNLVDHYEGAPLSEYTLRLIGSDLEHYIRKLLYDGEIKYNMRSRVLNFSMGKPRVKFNSSQIPDVK; encoded by the exons ATGGCGACCGCGGCGGCCTCGTCGTTCCTCTCCCCGGCGGCAAAGTTCGCGCTCCAGAGCCGGTGCCCAGGCGCCAAAACTGCGCCACGTAGCGTCCGGTTCCCCCCGGTGCGAGCCCAGCAGGAGGTGAAAGAGGAGGAGCCCGCGGCGACCGTGCCCCCGCTGCAGGaggagcaggcgacggcggcggcggcggcgaagggccCCGCGCAGTCGCTCCCGCGGCAGCCGCGGGCGGAGAGCAAGAACATGGGGCGGGAGTACGGCAGCCAGTGGCTGAGCTGCACGACGCGGCACGTGCGCATCTACGCCGCGTACATCGACCCGGAGACCAACGCGTTCGACCAGACGCAGACGGACAAGCTCACGCTCATGCTCGACCCCACCGAGGAGTTCGTCTGGACCGACGAGACATGCCAGATGGTCTACAACGAGTTCCAGAACCTCGTCGACCACTACGAG GGAGCTCCACTGTCAGAGTACACGCTTCGTCTCATCGGCTCAGATCTTGAGCACTACATCCGCAAGCTGCTCTATGACGGGGAGATCAAGTACAACATGAGGTCCAGAGTGCTCAACTTCAGCATGGGCAAACCCCGCGTCAAATTCAACAGCAGCCAGATAccagatgtaaaatag